GCAACCCCGAAAGTTGAGTAAATTATAATGAAACAATGACATATCGAAACGCTAGAAGACAAGGGATTTGTCGCTAGCTGAGTTGAAGAAACTTGACCAATCTCAGGCCAATTGATAGGAGTTCACTCTTCTTTATCGGATAGGGGGCGTGGCTCAGTTGGGAGAGCGCTGCCTTCGCAAGGCAGAGGCCGGGGGTTCGAATCCCCCCGTCTCCACCAGAATTTCAAGGGGCAGAGGAGCTATCTTCTCTGCCCTTTTTTGATGCACGCCCACACAAGCTGTTCCTGACATTTCCGTGTTTCTTGAATACCGATCCGACAAAACCGCCCATTACGATTCCGTAGGCAAAGCAATCAAGGCTCCATGAGCTTCCAAGCCGACACCAATCCGCATCGCCGCTCCTTTCCACGAGGAATGGTCCAGCCGGAGCAAGGCTTTCGTTTTTCCATCGACGCCCTTTTGCTGGCCTGTTTCGCGGCTGGTCGCCAACATCGGAACGTCATTGATCTGGGGACCGGATGCGGCGTGATCAGCCTGGGCCTGCTTCTTATTGGCCAGAAAGATCGTTCCACCGGGGAGTCGTTTCATATCCTCGGGGTGGACAACAACCCGGAGATGGTCGCCTCGGCCCAAGCCAACACCGAAAAACTCGATTTTCCGGCCCACTTCACCCCGGTGTTGGGCAATGTCGCGGCCACGAACGAAATACCGGGATTCCGCCCAGGCGGCTTTGACGCGGCGCTCTGCAATCCTCCGTATCGGCCGACCGGCCATGGACGCATGCCCTCCAACCCGGCAAAGCTATCCGCGATGTTTGAAACCGAAACGCGCACCGAGGCTTTCCTTGAAGCGGCGTCACGGGCTTTGACGACCAAGGGGCGGCTCTACCTGGTCCACCTGCCGGAACACCTCCCACGGCTCTTCAACCATCTCGCGGATGCCAAGCTTGCGCCGAAACGTCTGCGTCTGGTCCATCCCCACCAAGACAAACCGGCTTCCTTGCTTTTGCTGGAAGCCAGAAAAGGAGGCAAGCCCGGTTTGACCGTCGAGCCCCCCTTGATTTTGTATCGGCGTGAATGCTCTCCCGCTGGAGACGTTGTCCATCAAACCACCGACGATGCGTTGGCGTTTTGCCCTTTCTTGCTCTGCAACAGCTCTCGTCCGGCTCAATAGCCGTCAGATGTTCCGTGATCTCGGCACCCTTTATTTTACTGGATGCAAATGCTCTCTCGCCCAGTACAGCAAGTCGAATTGCTTTTTCAATTTTTCCAATAAGGCGTCCAGGACGTTCTTTTCCAGATCTTGAATCCGAACATACACCTGCCGATAACCTTCTTCCTCCTGCTGGCCGTAGGAGGTCAGGATGCTGATGATCCGGGCTTGCTCGTGACGCAAAACTTCAAGCACTTCCTTGAGACTGCCCTCGGTGTTGGGAAGCTTGAAGGCCAGTAGAACGCCGCCGAAATGCGCACCGGTTATGGCGATCAGTACTTTGAAAATGTCACTCTCCGTGATGATCCCGGCAATCTTGCCCTGAGCGTCGACCACGGGCAGGCCGCCGACCCGCTTTTCCATCATGACCAGGGCCGCTCGTTCGATGGTGTCCTCCGGCAAGACGGTGAAGGGCTTTTTGGTCATGATATCTTTGACCTTGATCTCCGAAAGGAGATAGTAGAGCTCGTGGATGTCAAGGGTGGTGGCCTTGGATGGCGAGGCTTCCTTGATATCCCGGTCCGTGACGATGCCAAGCAATTTCTTGTCGGCATCCACCACGGGAAGGCGACGGATGCGCTTTTCCTTCATGATCTTGGAAACCTTCATCATGGAGACGTCCGGTTCCACGGAAATGACCTCCCTGGTCATCCAATCACTGATCAGCATTGATGGTTCCTCCTTGGAAGATGAGACATTGACAGCCGTTGAAAAACTCCAAATTGCTGCGTCGCAGCAAAAAATTCAAACTCTCACGCATCACAAATACGCTTCGACCTTGATTCGATTGCCAGGACGGCAAATCGAAAATGTGGCGAAGCCACAGCCCGTGAGGGCCGGACACAGGACGTGTCCGGTAGCTTTTTATGCTCCTTGTACTTGGGGTTTTTGAACGGACTGCCGACAAAAAAAACAACACTCAGTTATAGCCCGGATCGCCGGGTCGTCGTCGCGACGCGAACCGCTCGACGCGCCCGGCTCATGGCGAAAGACCGACATCAACCACATGAAACGACATATCAGTTCAGCCTGTGAAAGGAAACCATGAAAGCACTGTATTTGGACTGCCCCAGCGGGATCAGCGGCGATATGCTGCTCGCCGGCTTGATTGATCTTGGATTGGACATCGTTGCCCTGGAACGGCTTTTTCACCAGGCCGGAATGGATGTGGACCTGCGCACGGTGCAAGATGTTAGGTGCGGACTTGCCGGGAAACGATTGGAAGTACGGTCGAGTACCGCACAGCCTTTACGCCGTCTTCCGGAAATTCTGGAACTTTTGGACGGTTTGCCCCTGGTTCCGGATGTGGGCCGACGCACCAGGCGGGCCTTCGAGCGGCTGGCCGAGGTGGAAGCCAAGGTTCACGGCGTCGACCCGTCGGACATCCACTTTCATGAAGTCGGCGCCGTGGACACCGTGGTGGACGTGGTCGGGGCTTTCTGGGGGCTCCACGAGTTGGGAATAAACACCGTGCATGCCGGACCGCTGCCCTGGTTTCGAGGCCAGGTGCGCTGTGCCCACGGTCTCCTGCCTTTGCCCGCCCCGGCGGTGGTGGAACTGCTCCACGGCAAACCCGTTTTCAGCACGGACCACGCAGTGGAATTGATCACCCCCACCGGGGCCCTGCTCGTGGACCAATTGGCGGACGAATTTCGTCCCGGACCTCAGGGCACGTTGCTGCAATGCGGCATCGGGCTCGGCACCATGGACTTGCCCGCCCAGCCCAACGCTTTGCGCTGCCTGCTCTACTCCCCTTCCCTTTCAGGCAATGAGAAAGGATTGCCGAACGCGGGATTGGAGCGCACGGAAGAGATCGTCCAGTTCTCCACGAACATCGACCATCTGACCGGAGAGGAATTGGGGGGCTGTTTCGAGGCGTTGTTCCAGGCCGGGGCGCTGGATGTTCTGTTTCTTCCGGGAATGATGAAGAAAAACCGTCCGGGCGGTCAGCTTCAGGTGCTCTGCCGACCAGAACACGCAGCCGCCGTGCAGCAGGCCGTTTTTCGGCAGACACTAACCCTGGGCGTACGTCGCCAACGCATGGAACGAGTCGTCCTGCCCCGACGGGAGACCGTGGCCGAGACGTCCCTGGGCGAGTTGCCGATTAAACAAGCGGAAATAGAAGGCCGGCGATACGAACGTCCGGAATTCGAGGCTCTCCAGGAACTGGCCCAGCGGACGGGACGATCCGTGGCCCAGTTGCGCTACCTGCTGGAGCCGTGCAACGCCCCGGATCAGCAATGCGCGAAAAAAACTCTTGAAGTAAAAGACGGCCGGAATGAAGGCGACGAACGAGGGGAGTAAGATTATTTTCCGGATTGCGACGGCTTCGGCTGCAACGGATAGCGGCCGCAGGTAAAGCGCTCCCCTTCGGGACAGTACCCCAGGCCGACGCAACGTGCCCCGGCGTGCTGGAACACGACCGGCAACTGCTCTTGGCAAATAACCAGCATTTCCTTGGCCATGGCCCGAATTTCCCACTGAGCGCGCTCGCAGCAGCGCAGGGCGAAGAAGTGCAGCAGGCTGCGGCAGTTCATGGTCAGGATGATCTTGCTCTCCGCGGCCTGGGGCAGAACGAACCGGGCATCCTCGTTGGCCTTGGCCCCCTTGCGACCATGGGCCTGGAGCAGTTCCCGCAAGCGCCCGTAGGTCTGGGCGGTCCGGGCCATGAATTCCTCGAACAGTTCCCTGGCTTCCGGAATCTTGGCGATCTGGGGCGGCAGCACGTACTCAAACCCGCTCTCGTTCACGTAGCGCTGGCTTTGCTGGGAATAGGAGGCCAGCCGATGACGCACCAGTTGATGCGTCAAGGCCCGGGAAACCCCTTCCACGGCAAAGGTGAAGCTGACGTGCTCCACCGGGCTGTGATGGCCGGACTCCATCACGTCCGCGACGAAACGGGCCTGCTCCGCCGGGTCCACCTCCCCTCCCACCAGCCTCGGCCAGAGATCGCCCACGTATCCAGGGCTGTAACACTGCCGAAACGCGGCGTAGATCACGGACAAAGCGTCGGGAGTCATGGCCAGAAGGCGAACATTGAGTCGGGCTTGAGACATGAATTTCCTTTATTCAAAATCCAGCGTTCCCTGCTCCCGAGCGGCGAAGGCTTGAGGGACGCGTTCCTTGAGGTGGGCGAAGGCTTGGGCCGTGGCTACGCGGCCGCGGGCCGTGCGTTTGATGAACCCGCATTGGATCAGGTACGGCTCGTAGATGTCCTCGATGGTCCGAACCTCTTCGGAGCAGGCCACGGCCAGGGTCTTGACCCCCACCGGACCGCCCTGGAACTGCTTGATCAGAGCGCTGAGAATGCGCCGGTCCATCTGATCCAGGCCGTGGGCGTCCACGTCCATCCGGCCCAGGGCCTCCTGGGCCAGTCGAGCGTCGATTTGTATGCCGCCCTGCACCGAGGCGAAATCCCAAACCCGGCGCAACAGGCGGTTCGCGATCCGCGGCGTGCCTCGGGCGCGACGGCCGATCTCCAATGCGCCGTCGTCGGTGATCGTCGCGGACAGCAGGGCCGCGGCCCGCCGGATGATGGTCGCCAACTCCGCCTCGTTGTAAAAATTCAGCCGGGAAATCACGCCGAAGCGATCCCGCAGCGGAGAGGTCAGCAGGCCGAGGCGGGTCGTGGCCCCGACCAGGGTGAAGGGTTCCAGATCGATCTTCACGGTACGCGCGCCCGGCCCCTGACCGATGATCAGATCCAGCTTGAAATCCTCCATGGCCGGATAGAGAATCTCCTCCACGCTGGCCGGCATCCGGTGAATTTCATCGATGAACAGCAGATCCTGACGCCCCAGGTTGGTTACGATGGCGGCCAAGTCTCCACTGCGCTCCAGAACCGGACCGGATGTGGTCACGAGATTCACGCCCAGCTCGTTGGCCATGATCTGGGCCAGGGTGGTCTTACCCAGCCCTGGAGGACCGTAAAACAAGGTATGGTCCAAGGCTTGGCCGCGATCACGGGCCGCTTGCAGAAAAACCCGCAGATTGGCCCGCAGATCATCCTGACCAATAAAGTCATCCAGTCGCTTTGGACGGATGGTCTCTTCCACGGGCAATGTTTGGGACAACGCTTGAGCCTGGGTCATAGAGCTTCTTTGCGCGCCTGCCGCGCCTCTCCATAGTCGCCCCGAAACCATCGCAAACCGGTCCGGGAGCCGTCACCGTTGTGTCGGGTTGATCTCGAATTCATTTTTTGGACGCCATTCCCTTCAGCACAACCCGAATCACCTCGCCGGGAGCCAAGTCTGGTTCGTCCCGCAAGGCCGCGTCCACCAGCGGCGCGATCTCGGCCTCGGAGTACCCGAGGTTGACCAGCCCGGCCAAGATGTCGCCCCGGACCCAGGATGGGCCGGAGGCCGCTTCGGCTTGGCGCGGGGCCGCGGGCAGGATCTTCAGTTTGTCTTGCAGCTCCAAAAGGATGCGCTGGGCGGTTTTCTGGCCGATCCCCGGCACCTTGGCCAGAGAGTAGCCGTCCTGCTTGGCCACGGTTTCCCGCAAGGAGGACAGATCGAAGTGGGAAAGAATCGCCAGGGCGGTTTTCGGACCCAGCTTGGAAATGCTCAGCATGACCTCAAAGGCGGCCCGCTCTTCCCAGGTCGCGAAGCCGTACAGTTCCAAGGCGTCCTCACGGACCAGCGTATAGACGAAATAGGCGGCCTCGTCTCCGGGGGCGGGGAGATTCTGTATTTCCCGCACCGGCAAAACCAGGGCGTACCCCACCCCTCCGGAGGTGACCAAAATGCAGCCCTTGGGAGTTTTTTGCAGAATCCGGCCTTGCAGGTATCCGATCACGCGTACCTCGAACGGGTGAGAAGAGGGGAAGCTCGGCGAGGAAATCGCCAAAAAAGGCAGCAACCTTGTTTTTGTTCAACGACCAAGCGAGCATGCTCCGGATACCCGCCTTCGCTGGGATGACGGGTTTGGCGTTCAGCCATGATTCCGGCTCCCATCGGCCAGACGCAAAAAGCGTTGCTGGTTGACGTGACAGATAGCCACGGCCAGGGCGTCGCTGGCGTCCACGGCCCAGTCCGGTTTGGACACTCCTAAAAGCCGCGCCACCATGAAGGCCACCTGGGATTTTTCCGCCCGGCCCACGCCCACGATGCTCTTCTTGATCATGGTCGGCTCGTAGCTGAACACCGGAACCCGTCCCTGGGCGCAGGCGGCGATGGCCACGCCCCGTGCCTGACCGAGCTTCAGCGCGGAAGAGGGGTTGCGGGCCTGAAACACGTTTTCAATGGCGCTGTCGGCGGGCCGGTGCTGGGAAATGATTTCCACGAGTCGAAAAAAAATCTGGCCAAGTCGGACGTCCATTTCGGCATCCGTGGTGGTTCGGATGGTCCCGGCGTCGATCAGGGACAGGCGGCCGGAAACCTCGTTGATCAGCCCGTATCCGGTGATTCGCGAACCGGGGTCGATCCCCAGGACGATCAACCCTTTCTCCCTGACCCAGGTACGAGCATTGGCACGGGAGCCGCCCCCGGACGATTACTCATCCTGCATCAATTCTTCCGGAAAGTCGCAGTTGACGTACACGTTCTGGACGTCGTCATAGTCTTCCAGGGCATCCATCAACCGGACAATCTTGCGCCCTGTCTCCACGTCCACCGGAACCAGATTCTGGGGAACCATGGTCACTTCCTCGCTGAGCGGGGTCAGTCCGGCCGCGGCGAAAGCCTCCTGCACGGCCAGGAAATGCTCCTGAGACGTGCTGACCTCCCAGACGTCGCCCTCTTCGCGGATATCCTCCACCCCGGCTTCCAAGCCGATCTCCAGGAGTTGCTCGTCGGTATGGTCGGCCCGGTTGAAAGTGAATAGGCCCTTCTTGTCGAACATCCAGCCCACGCAGCCGGATTCGCCCAGGTTCCCGCCGTTCTTGGAAAAGATATGTCGAACGTCCGCCACGGTCCGGTTGCGGTTGTCCGTGGCCGCGTCCACGAGAATGGCCACCCCGCCCGGCCCGTAGCCCTCATAGGTAATCTCGTCCAGGGCCTCGCCGCCCAGTTCGCCGGTCCCTTTTTTCATGGCCGTGTCGATCTTGTCCTTGGGCAGATTCACGGCCTTGGCCGCGGCGATGGCCGTGCGCAACCGGGCGTTGATGTCCGGGTCTCCGCCGCCCTGCCTGGCCGCGAGCATGATTTCCTTGGTCACCTTGGTGAAGACCTTGCCCCGTTTTTTGTCCTGAACGGATTTACGGGCCTGGATGTTTTTCCACTTGCTGTGTCCTGCCATAGAGTATCCTTGATTACCGATTGAGTTGTGATGGTATTTCGAAAAATTTCTTGATCTGTCGGAAGGATGGACAAATTTTGAGCACGAAACGGCACCAAACCGACCGTAGTTTCGTTTCGCTGTCTACCTATTTCTTCCCGGTGGCGATGTAGAACATTTCCTTGCTTTCCGCCCGGGAACTTTTGGGTTTGAAGCCTTGCACCCGCGAAAAGACGGTCCGCATTTCATCCAACAATTGCTTGGCTTCCTGGGCTTCGAAGAACTTGACCACAAACGAGCCGCCCTTTATCAGGCAGGCTTTGCACAGTGCAAGGGCCTGGCTGGCTAGGTCCAGGGAGCGGGCCTGGTCCGCGAACTTGACGCCCGTGGTGCGGGGGGCCATGTCGCTGAGCACTACGTCGAACGGGGCTGTTTCCAGGATCAGGCGATAGCCGTCCCCGGACTCGTCGAAAACGTCGCCCTGCATGAACAGCGCTTGTTCGGGGAGCTCGATGGTCAACGGATTCAGATCCAGGGCCAGCAAACGGCCCGAGGGGCCGACTTTCCCGGCGGCGTACAGCGACCACGACCCCGGCGACGCGCCCAGATCCAGCACCTTGAGACCGGGACGCAGCAGCTTGAACCGCTTGTCCGCTTCCTTGAGCTTGTACACTGAACGGGCTGGATAGTTGTCCTGCTTGGCCCGTTGAAAATAATGATCCCGATACGTTTTCATCCTGCCCACCTCTGTTTCCGCCGGGCAGTTTACCTTAAACCCGCTCCGGAGCCAAGCGCCCCAATGACCGGCAAACCGACGGAAGCCCGAAAAATACGCCCTCAACGCGTTCAGGTTCTGGACCACTTCGGACGCCGCAAATCCCTTCCCGGAGATCCAAAACAGTATCGGATACTCTACGCTGGAGACGAGGCCGCGAACTCCGGCGTTCTCCTGCTGGGCATCGGGCCGGATCCGGACGTTGTCGTGGACCTGCTTCGAGATCAAGGCGACGTGGCCTACCTGGAGTGCCCGGAGCTGCAACGCCAAGTGCAACACCAGACGCCCTCCGGTCGCCGTGCCGCCCTACCCGCCCGGTGGCGGCCCCTCACCCCCCAAGACCTGGACGATCCGGACCTGATCGCCAGGACCATCCTGTTCTACGGGCCGGGCCTGACCCTTTTTCCGGATTTCTGGTCCCCGGTACTGGCCCGGATCGCCCTGCGACGCCTTCCGCCTCCAACCGCCCAGGACGAAAACGTTGTCTGGTTGCCCGTTTCCGAGCACAGGCTGTTGGCCCGCGAACTGACCCGAGCCTTCACCTCCCAGGGGTTGGTCGTGCGATCGGTTCCGGAATCCATGCCGCCTCGAGAAGTCCTGGAACGATTGCGGGAACAGCGACCGGACCTGTTCTTCAGCGTCAATTTCCAGGGCTTGGACCCTCTGGGCCAAAGCCACGAAATGCTTCGACAAGCCGGGGCTCAAATCTGCGTCTGGTGCGTGGACAACCCGTTTCACCTGTTAACCGGGTTACGCTCGACCTATTGGAAACAGTGCCGGTTGTTCGTCACGGACGACTGGTTCATTTCCCCTCTGACGGATCACGGCGCAACCCAGGTTTTTCATTTGCCCCTGGCCGCGGCCCAACATTTTCTGAATCCGGCCCCCCCTCCAGCCCCAAAGGGGGACTGGTCCGAACTTCGACAAAGGGTCGTGTTCGTCGGACGCTCGGCCTTTCCGGGAAAAGAGCGCTTTTTCGCCGGTTGCGCGGTTCCGGAAAATCTGGAGCCAAGGGCCGCGGCCTTCATGGCCCAGGGCGGGCGCCCTGACTTTTCCTGGTGGTGGGAACAATTGCGCTTCCCGCCCCTATGGCCCGGACAAGGGGCGCGCAAGGTGGGATTCGCCGCCGAAGAATTCAACCGCCGTCGCCGCACGGCTTATCTTCAGGCAGCGGGCCGGGATGGAAATCTGACCGTTTTCGGAGACACGGGCTGGAACGACCTGCTTGATAAAGGGAGCGACGTCCGTCCGGAAGTGGACTACTACGGCCCCCTGGCCCAAATCTATCGCCAAGCCAGCGTCACCCTGAACCTGACCAGCCTGCTCCTGCCCCACGGGCTGACCCAGCGCAATTTCGACGTCTGGGCCGCGGGAGGCTTCCTGCTCACGGATCACACCCCCGGCTTGGAGATCTTTGACCCGGAACTGACCCAGGAAGTTGCTTTCACAACTCCGGCGTCACTAAACGCTCTCATACAGAGGCTGGACAAGGACTCATCCCTTGTCAACGACCTCGGAAGCGCGTGGCGCGACCACATCCAGAAAAAACACCTCTATGCCCAACGGATCGTCACGGTGCTGGAAGCCGCCACAAGCCGCGAAGCTCGGGCGTTCCTTCCGTCATGACACTTTGGACGTCGCCTTTTTCGCCACCAGTTGGCTGCGTCGCTGCCGGGCCAGCTCGCGCATATCCACGACCTGGTCGGTCTCATCCACGATTTCGCTGCCCAGGATCTCCTCCAGCACGTCTTCCAGGGTCACCAGTCCAGCCAGGCCTCCGTATTCATCCAAAACGATGAACAGGTGCATCCGGGACTCCAGAAAGCGCACCAGCAGCTTGTCCAGGGTAATGGATTCCAAAACGAACTGAACCGGCTTCATCATCCTGCCCAGCACCAGATCGTCCTGGTCGTTGGCCAGGGCTTCCAGTAATTCACGCCGATACACGATTCCCACGATATCTTCCTGGTCCTCGTCCTCGTAGACCGGAATGCGACTGTGCGGCCACACTGTCTTCAACGTTCTGGCCTGGCCCACGCTCAGTTCGGCCGGAAAGGAGAAGATCACCGTGCGCGGAGTCATGATGTCCTTGACCATCTTGGTGTCCAGGGTCAGGATGTTGCGGATGGACATTTCCTCATAGGGCTTGATCGCGCCGGCCCTGCGGGTCAGACTGATCACGGCCCGCAGGTCGTCTTCCGTGGCGTCCGGGCCAACCTTTTTGCGCCCGATCAACAGAGTCACCCGGTCCATCAGCCAGATCACCGGGCTGAACAGCACCACCAGAAAACACAGGGGTTGGGCCAGGAAACCGGCAATTTGCCGATTGTACATCACGCCTATGGTTTTAGGCAGAATCTCGGCGAAGACCAGGATGATCATCGTGAAGACGGCGGAAAAATAGATCAGGCTCTCCGTGCCGAAGAGCGCGGCGGCGAAAGCCCCGGCAACAGCCGCCCCGGCCGTATTGGCCACGGTGTTCAGGGTCAGGATCGCGGCGATGGGCCGCTCGACATTATTCCGGAGGTCAAAGAGCAGCATGCCGCTCTTTTTTCCGCTCTTGCGCATCTGCTCCAGATGGCTCCAGGGAACGGAATAGAGCACGGCCTCGGACAACGAGCACAGCCCGGAAACCAAGGTCGCCAGACCGACCACCAACAGCAACTCGAACATCACGCCATCCTGACGGGAGCGGAGTGCAAAACACCGTTTTACGTCTCGCTCGTTGAAGATTGACGGTTGATCGTTGATGGGTGATCAACGAAACATCCGCATTCCAATAGGGCTTTGGCACACGTTCACGAATAACGCGCCAAGCCCGACGCACCGAAACCAAAGAACCGAAAATCCATGCACGAACAAATCCACAACATCCTTCTGGACCGCGACGGCACGGTCATCGAAGAGCGTCACTATCTGGCCGATCCGAACGGCGTCCAACTCATTCCCGGAGCCGGTCCGGTCCTGCGCGCCCTGATGGACTCCGGGCGACGCCTTTTTCTGGTCACCAACCAATCCGGCATCGGACGCGGCTATTTTTCCCTTGCCCAATATGAGGCCGTACAGGGGCGCTTGCTCCAACTGCTGGGCGAGGAGGGCGTGGAACTCGCGGCTACCGTGATGTGCCCCCACGCGCCGGACGACGGCTGCTCCTGCCGCAAGCCCCTGCCCGGCCTGTGGGAGGAGCTGCAGGCCGCGTACGGTCTCGACCCGGCCCGGAGCATCATGATCGGCGACAAGGTGGCGGACATTCGCTTCGCCCGTTCCTCGGGCCTGGCATTAGCGGCCCTGGTGCTCACGGGGCATGGTCGACAAACGGCCTTAAACCTGGGCCTGCCGAATCCGCTCGCAAAGGCCGTGGCCCTGCACCCGCTGACAACTCCCGACCATCCGGACATTCTGGCACCGGACTTGGGCGCCGTGGCGGATCTGCTTCTGAAAACCTGACGCTTCTTGATGCCAAGCCCTACAACGCCGTATCCAGCATGTCAGCTATGGAATAGAGCTTGCCGGGCTGTTGACCGGACAGCCACTTGGCGGCCCTGAGCGCGCCCTGGGCGAAGGTTTCCCGGGAATGGGCGCGGTGTGTGATTTCGATCCGCTCCCCGGGTCCCAGGAAATAGACCGTGTGATCCCCGACCACGTCCCCGCCGCGCAAGGTCTGCACGCCGATCTCCTCGGCCGGACGAGCACCGATGATGCCCTCCCGGCAGCACTGCTTGACCGTGTCGTACTCCCAGCCTTTGGCCTCGGCCAGACACTGGGCCAGCTTGACCGCGGTGCCGCTGGGCGCGTCCTTCTTGGCCTTGTGATGGATTTCCATCAGCTCCAGGTCATAGGCCGGACCCAGCAAGGCCACGAGCTGAGGCAGGACGCGCAGCAGCACGTTCACGCCCACGCTCATGTTCGGGGCCCAGAGCACCGGCGCTGCCTTGGCCGCCTCGCGCAGTTCCTCGGTCTGCTCCCGGGTCATGCCCGTGGTCCCGATCACGGCCCGATGCCCGGTCCTGGCCACGGTCTTGGCCGTGACCACCGAGGCTTCCGGCGCGGTAAAGTCGATGACCACCGCGTCGCCAAGCCCGTCCAGCACCTG
This genomic interval from Desulfonatronum thiodismutans contains the following:
- a CDS encoding hemolysin family protein, whose product is MFELLLVVGLATLVSGLCSLSEAVLYSVPWSHLEQMRKSGKKSGMLLFDLRNNVERPIAAILTLNTVANTAGAAVAGAFAAALFGTESLIYFSAVFTMIILVFAEILPKTIGVMYNRQIAGFLAQPLCFLVVLFSPVIWLMDRVTLLIGRKKVGPDATEDDLRAVISLTRRAGAIKPYEEMSIRNILTLDTKMVKDIMTPRTVIFSFPAELSVGQARTLKTVWPHSRIPVYEDEDQEDIVGIVYRRELLEALANDQDDLVLGRMMKPVQFVLESITLDKLLVRFLESRMHLFIVLDEYGGLAGLVTLEDVLEEILGSEIVDETDQVVDMRELARQRRSQLVAKKATSKVS
- a CDS encoding D-glycero-alpha-D-manno-heptose-1,7-bisphosphate 7-phosphatase, producing the protein MHEQIHNILLDRDGTVIEERHYLADPNGVQLIPGAGPVLRALMDSGRRLFLVTNQSGIGRGYFSLAQYEAVQGRLLQLLGEEGVELAATVMCPHAPDDGCSCRKPLPGLWEELQAAYGLDPARSIMIGDKVADIRFARSSGLALAALVLTGHGRQTALNLGLPNPLAKAVALHPLTTPDHPDILAPDLGAVADLLLKT
- the dapB gene encoding 4-hydroxy-tetrahydrodipicolinate reductase; its protein translation is MGACSVVIMGANGRMGATLARLAREDSELTLAGVVERPGHEQGLEAHGCVHGDSLEQVLDGLGDAVVIDFTAPEASVVTAKTVARTGHRAVIGTTGMTREQTEELREAAKAAPVLWAPNMSVGVNVLLRVLPQLVALLGPAYDLELMEIHHKAKKDAPSGTAVKLAQCLAEAKGWEYDTVKQCCREGIIGARPAEEIGVQTLRGGDVVGDHTVYFLGPGERIEITHRAHSRETFAQGALRAAKWLSGQQPGKLYSIADMLDTAL